The following coding sequences are from one Nicotiana tomentosiformis chromosome 3, ASM39032v3, whole genome shotgun sequence window:
- the LOC138907363 gene encoding uncharacterized protein yields the protein MSNELNKILQKRDQDIVNVVEFLNITKKRLQEIRESGWESLLDDVSSFCVMHDILIPKMDESYFPGKSKRKSSVSSDLLLGMASLNPANSFANFDKGRIMTLAKCYPNDFDEVHFRDLSYQLDTFIVHMRAGNPKFSNLEGISDLAKALVEANLVETYSYVYLLVKLTLILPVAIATVERAFSSMKQIKNEQRNSMGDQYLNNCLVCYLERDVFTNVSNDVIMDHFQTLKTH from the exons ATGTCAAATGAGTTGAACAAGATCCTACAAAAGAGGGATCAAGATATTGTTAATGTCGTGGAGTTTCTTAACATCACAAAGAAAAGATTGCAAGAAATAAGAGAAAGTGGATGGGAATCTTTACTAGATGATGTTTCCTCATTTTGTGTTATGCATGACATTTTGATTCCCAAGATGGATGAATCTTATTTTCCTGGAAAGTCGAAGCGCAAGTCTTCCG TGAGTAGTGATTTGCTTCTCGGGATGGCTAGCTTGAATCCAGCCAATTCTTTTGCTAATTTTGATAAAGGTAGAATAATGACTTTAGCAAAATGTTACCCAAATGATTTTGATGAGGTACATTTTCGAGACTTGAGTTATCAACTTGATACTTTTATAGTTCATATGCGAGCTGGTAATCCCAAGTTCTCCAACTTAGAAGGAATTAGTGATTTGGCAAAAGCATTGGTAGAGGCAAATCTTGTGGAGACTTATTCGTATGTTTATTTACTTGTGAAGTTGACTCTGATTTTACCTGTTGCTATCGCAACTGTGGAGAGAGCATTCTCATCCATGAAGCAGATAAAGAATGAACAACGGAATAGCATGGGTGACCAATATTTAAATAATTGTTTAGTTTGTTACTTAGAGCGTGATGTATTCACAAATGTAAGTAATGATGTCATTATGGATCATTTTCAAACTCTGAAAACTCATTGA